The Cytophagales bacterium region TTACATCACAGCATCCCCCCATAATTCTTCAAGCGCATAAAATTTCCTTCTATCTTTTAAGAATATGTGTGCAACGGCATCAACATAGTCTAACAATATCCATTCCTTATTTTCCCTGCCTTCTATATGCCAGGGAGCATGTTTGTTTTTTTTATATACTTCTTCTTCAACAGCATTTGCAATCGCATCTACCTGTGTACCAGAATTTCCTGAACAAATAATAAAATAATCGGCTATACTGTTGTTGATCTTTTTGAGGTTTAACACTTTAATATCAACTGCCTTTTTTTCCTGCATTCCCTTACAGATCAGCCTGCACAAAACCTTTGAACTTATTTTATTTTTGGTCAATAGTAACAGATTGATAAATTTTCTCCAGCGGAATACCACCCTGCAACAAACAAGGGAAAAAATTCTACAGATTAAAAATACAAATGTATGAGAAAAAATTAACTTTACAACAATAAAGCCAAAAAAATTAAATGACTATGACCAATAAGATAGAAAATATCAATCCGAATACCCTCTTTATCGGTAAAAAGATCATTTATCTGCCAAATTGTCATTCGACCAATGATTCAGCGCAGTTAATTCTGGGCAATAATGATGTATTTGAAGGCACGACAATTGTAACCAATAGACAAACTTCAGGTAAAGGACAAAAAGGAAATCACTGGCAATCTGAGCCGGGGAAGAATCTTACTTTTTCCATCATTTTAAAACCTGGCTTCCTGGATGTAAAACAGCAATTCAAATTGAATTTTGCGGTTTCACTGGGTATATTTGATTTTCTTAGCAGTTTTTTAAAATCCCATGTCAAAATAAAATGGCCAAATGATATTTACTATAAAGATAGTAAAATTGCAGGAATATTGATAGAAAATTCTATTCGCTCAATGAAAATGCAACATTCAATTGTGGGCATTGGCATAAATGTAAATCAGGTGAATTTTGAGAAAGTGGGATATGCTGTTTCAATGAAAACGATAAGCGGAAAAGAATATTCATTGGAAAATATGTTGGCTGATCTGTTGGGATTTTTTGAAGTTAGATATTTACAGCTAAAATCAAACAAACACAAAATATTAAAGTCTGATTATATGCAATGTTTATATTGGTATGAAGAGAAACGCCTTTTTCGGATTCCGGATTCCGGATTCAGGTTTTCAGATTATAAATTTGAGAAGAACCAGATTGTTGAAGGAAAAATAATTGGAATAGATGAATCCGGAAAATTGGGAATTAAGATTGGGAAAGAGGCGATTTATTTTGGTTTTAAGGAGATTGAATTTGTGAAGTAGTGTCGTAACAATTTAATTACGCAATATTGTAATCATAAAATATATTATTTCATTGTTCAATTGTTAAGATGGTTATATGGTTATATGGCTTTATGGCAACTAAATTGCCAGCAATTAAGCAGCGAGTTTAAACCTATGAGATTAGTAACTCTTTCAGCTAATCACTAACCATTTAACCATATAGCCATATAACCATATAACCATTTGTTGATTAATAACGAAAGAATCTATTTATTACTAATTATCGTTTATAAAAAATAAATTCACCTCCTTCATCTCCTACATTTTTTAATGGATTACCGATGGGTGTTTGTTTTGTTACTTCTGCAACCTTCACTTTTACATACTGTACAATTTCAGAAACAAGCATTTTTTCTTTCTCATTCTCTTTTAGAAAACTAATAAAAGCATTTGCAAATGGGCTGTGTTGTCCTCCCCGACCATCAGAAACAGTTTCTAATCTACCGGATGCCAGGCCCCACCGTGATTTATATTGTTCAACATTTTCGGTATAACCTCTGTTTGATTCAGAAAATAAAGAGCCTGAAAAGCACGCATCTGCGACCAGGAAGGTATGTCTTGAATTGATATTTTGTAATATTTTTTTTATAGAGGTGTTGGATAAATAATCGCCATCACTTCCCAGATCTGCTTCAAAGGGTATCCAGTAACCTTCATTGAGCAGATCATCAAAATGACCGTGCCCGGCATAATAGATCAATAAATTATCCTGGGGAGATATCTTTTCAATGTAATTTCTCAGCGTCTTATAAATATTGTTTCGGGTAGCATTTGAATCCAGCAAAACAATGGTATTGGTGCTGTCAAAACGATACATATTGATTAAAGTACCTGCTACATTTTTTGCATCTGAAACAGCATTAAACAGCTTGGGCCAATACTGATAATCATTGATGCCTACAACAAATAAATAGTTCACGGCTTTTTGTGCATCGTATTTTTCTTCTTTTATATCTTTTCTAATTACATCAAACCATCTTGCAGTTATGTTATCATTTACATCCACGGCTTCAATTTTCACCTTATTTACTCCTGGGGTGAGTGGGATCAAGATGACAAAACTCCCATTTTTTTTCACAGGTACTTTCCTACCATTGATCAACAGGTTTCGTACGCCTGATTCATCAATTACAGTTCCTCTTACATCTATTAAATCCCTTGAGATAATAATTCTATTATTTTTGATATTAGGAGGATTTGAAACATATATTTGTGGTGGTGCATTATCTTTCTCGTCCTTAAATTGGTATACGGGAACAATATTTAATGAAGATACATCCCGGAGTTTCGTGTATTTACCTTCAATTTCGGTAGTAGCTAAATATTTGCCATCCGGACTAAAGCTTAGAGAAGATATCGAATTGCGGTGCTTTTTTTTGAAATTCATGAACAAAACCCCGGTTTCTGCTTCCCAAATGACGGCTGACTTATCCCCGGAAGCAGAAGCGAGAAATTTTCCATCAGGACTATATTCAAGATCAAATATCCAACCTTTATGTGCTTTGGATTTTGCATCAGTTTTGCCGTGCAAATGTGTAGTATGTTTTGGATGTATCTGACCGGATAATGTAACTGATTCTGAGGTATCTTCCAAGCTCCATATTTTTATCGTTTTATCATCTCCCCCGCTTGCCAGGTATTTTCCATCAGGGCTGAAAGTTAGTGTTCGGATCAACTTTTTATGCGCTGCTATCTTGCGAATAATCTTTCCGGTACTGACCTCTCTTATTATTACAATTCTGTTGTTTCTTTCCAGGATTTTTTTATTTGCTGTCTGTTGTATGTCTCCCCCTGCACTTGCAACATATCTTCCATCAGGACTGATTGCCACACACTTTACTTTCCTAAGATGCTCAGAATAACTTTGCTTTTCGCTGCCGGTTTCAAAATCCCATATTTTTACGGTCTTATCATTACTTGCCGTTGCCAGAAAGTTTCCAACTTTGCCATATGCCACTGAATTGACAGCTTTAGTATGCCCCTGTAAAGTTTTAATTTCCTTGTTAGCTTCTATATCCCATATCTTTACAGTTTTATCCTTACTAACTGTGATCAGATATTTGCTGTCGGAGCTAAAACACAGGTCGTTGATCTGGCGTTTATGTCCTTTGAATTGTTTGGTAAGCGTACTGGTACCACTTAGCCAGAGATTTGCTTTTTTTCCTTTTGTGGTAGCAAGATATCTCCCGTCAGGGCTAAAGGTGAGCCATTTGGTGTTTTCTCCTGTCTTTATTTTTAAGATCAGATTATCCTGAGCGTATAGACTGAAAGACAGGAGAAAAGAAAATAAGCATGTGGGATAAATCAGTAAATTGTTCATAATAGCTATCTTTAATAACTACGCAAAATCCATTAAATCATTTATACTATATACCTGATCAATTGCCAGGAATGATAAGAAGTAATCATCAATTATTTCAAATTCTTCTCTCTGTTCTAGTGTTAATTGTTCAATATCCTTAAATTTATGAAGTGGTATACTAATCTTTCTATCATTATCCAAATTTAACAACATTGTGTTGTTTTTACTAAATTGGATACCTTTAATTTTCGGTTCGTCTAATGTTATATTTTTCATAACCTAATCGCTTTTAGTTGTTTTTGTTCATAGAATAATTAAACCTTCTTTTATGAATATCTCTTTTAAAGCATTATCCGAAGTAAGATATCCATCTACATTTTCTTTTATAAAAAGTGCACAAGCTAATTGTATTGAATCTAATGTTCTTAAGCCATCTATTCCATACTTTTTTATTAACTCTTTTGCTGAATTTAGAATTTCCAAATCTACTTTCACCCATTCATATTTAGCATAATCATCTTCAAAATTTTTAATTACTTCCTTTCCTAATTCTTCAGTAGATTCACCCTGTCTGATCTTTTTCCAAAACGCAGAATTAAATTCCACTTTTGCTAATTCAGAAAGATATATGTTGTCAATATCTTTAGCAAGTATTTCTAAAA contains the following coding sequences:
- a CDS encoding type II toxin-antitoxin system VapC family toxin, with product MKNIYLDTSSIINIYHSEFDTERVLEILAKDIDNIYLSELAKVEFNSAFWKKIRQGESTEELGKEVIKNFEDDYAKYEWVKVDLEILNSAKELIKKYGIDGLRTLDSIQLACALFIKENVDGYLTSDNALKEIFIKEGLIIL
- the rsfS gene encoding ribosome silencing factor, which codes for MQEKKAVDIKVLNLKKINNSIADYFIICSGNSGTQVDAIANAVEEEVYKKNKHAPWHIEGRENKEWILLDYVDAVAHIFLKDRRKFYALEELWGDAVM
- a CDS encoding biotin--[acetyl-CoA-carboxylase] ligase: MTMTNKIENINPNTLFIGKKIIYLPNCHSTNDSAQLILGNNDVFEGTTIVTNRQTSGKGQKGNHWQSEPGKNLTFSIILKPGFLDVKQQFKLNFAVSLGIFDFLSSFLKSHVKIKWPNDIYYKDSKIAGILIENSIRSMKMQHSIVGIGINVNQVNFEKVGYAVSMKTISGKEYSLENMLADLLGFFEVRYLQLKSNKHKILKSDYMQCLYWYEEKRLFRIPDSGFRFSDYKFEKNQIVEGKIIGIDESGKLGIKIGKEAIYFGFKEIEFVK